In the genome of Fulvitalea axinellae, one region contains:
- a CDS encoding TonB-dependent receptor has product MLTRPKQDNHLNRKIGKAIFTTFFFSYLYLISLPAIAQVTFHGKVTDSKGEPLSYATILLKSVSKGGQASANGEFRIDNIPAGEHEVEISFIGYQSHSSKILFEGKTVKKNFVLKATSQALDAVEIRAETEAEEMKRSGYSVALIKSAEFKNVSPDINQVIKALPGVNVRETGGLGSSFNLSLNGLSGNQVRYFIDGVPMENYGSALTLNNFPVTLIENVEVYKGVVPIKFGADALGGAINIVTDNSPGTLLDASYSVGSFNTHRVAFNGKYAPADKGYFVKLHSFLNYSDNSYDMQNVPIEDELGNLKEQDAERFHSAYTSAMINAKAGLTGKIWADEFSIGYLHAQNHREYQHQDLFITKAFKDFHGENSSDLATLNYRKNIGKLFFSAYANGGVVKDTYVDTSSVEVNWRNEIIDSNADGEFFENKRLYTVTDRIFRANQFVSYDLGDLHQLQANFSQNYMRRKGHDDVDPFNTAFNDPSHISKSVLGVAYRIHNPANTLNAEIFGKQYWYSGETRYTETGEAKTVKSDANPTGFGLTTGWTATDDLGFRFSFEKAYRLPEGYELLGDGLFINISPELQPEKSYNYNLEADYAFELSRFQFKIAVNGFWRESSNLIRLLAPNPRDTRYVNLSAVRAKGIESSLTVSFDKHLTFSGNLTNQSLNVRDSEAKVPNEPLLFGNASLRWNILPNVSDKDLSVQWQFYYTDKIYMAQVYHGSQGKKIIPTQKYHSASIDYAFASGKYNVALMANNVLDALVYDNFRVQKPGRAFYLKLRYVFEKE; this is encoded by the coding sequence ATGCTTACTCGCCCAAAACAGGATAATCATCTTAATAGGAAAATAGGGAAAGCTATATTTACGACTTTTTTTTTCTCATACCTGTACTTGATTAGCCTACCTGCCATTGCCCAGGTGACCTTCCATGGAAAAGTCACGGACAGCAAAGGCGAACCATTAAGCTACGCTACCATTCTGCTCAAATCGGTTTCCAAAGGGGGGCAAGCTTCCGCCAATGGCGAATTCCGCATTGATAATATTCCGGCAGGGGAGCATGAGGTGGAGATTTCCTTTATCGGTTACCAAAGCCATTCTTCCAAAATTCTTTTCGAAGGTAAAACCGTAAAGAAGAACTTCGTTCTAAAAGCAACTTCCCAAGCCCTTGACGCTGTGGAGATCCGGGCCGAAACCGAGGCCGAAGAGATGAAACGCAGTGGCTACAGCGTAGCCTTGATCAAGAGCGCCGAGTTCAAAAATGTATCGCCCGATATCAACCAAGTGATCAAAGCCCTTCCGGGTGTAAACGTACGCGAAACGGGCGGTCTGGGCTCCAGTTTCAATCTTTCCCTCAACGGGCTTTCCGGCAACCAAGTCCGGTACTTTATCGACGGCGTACCGATGGAGAACTACGGTTCGGCGCTTACGCTCAACAACTTTCCGGTTACGCTGATCGAGAACGTCGAAGTGTACAAGGGCGTGGTGCCCATCAAGTTCGGCGCCGACGCTTTGGGCGGGGCCATCAATATCGTGACCGACAATTCTCCGGGAACTTTACTTGACGCCTCGTACTCGGTCGGGTCTTTCAATACTCACCGTGTCGCCTTCAACGGAAAATACGCTCCGGCCGACAAAGGCTACTTCGTCAAACTCCACAGCTTTCTGAATTATTCGGATAACAGTTACGATATGCAAAACGTGCCTATCGAGGACGAACTGGGCAACCTGAAGGAACAGGACGCCGAACGTTTCCACTCCGCGTACACATCGGCGATGATAAACGCAAAGGCCGGACTCACGGGAAAAATATGGGCGGACGAGTTCTCCATAGGGTATCTGCATGCGCAAAACCACCGCGAATACCAGCATCAGGATTTGTTTATCACCAAAGCGTTCAAGGATTTTCATGGAGAAAATTCCAGCGACTTGGCCACGCTGAATTACAGGAAAAATATCGGGAAACTGTTCTTTTCGGCTTATGCCAACGGCGGAGTGGTCAAAGACACTTACGTCGACACCAGTAGCGTGGAAGTCAATTGGCGCAACGAGATAATCGACAGCAACGCCGACGGTGAGTTTTTCGAAAACAAAAGGCTTTATACGGTCACAGACCGAATCTTCAGGGCAAACCAGTTCGTCAGCTACGATCTGGGCGACTTGCACCAATTGCAGGCCAATTTCAGCCAAAACTACATGAGGCGAAAAGGCCACGACGATGTCGATCCTTTCAACACCGCTTTCAACGATCCCAGCCACATTTCCAAAAGTGTTTTGGGCGTTGCCTACCGGATACACAATCCGGCAAACACTCTCAACGCCGAGATCTTCGGCAAACAATATTGGTACTCCGGAGAAACCCGCTACACGGAAACGGGTGAAGCGAAAACCGTAAAAAGCGACGCCAACCCGACGGGCTTCGGCCTAACCACCGGCTGGACCGCCACCGACGACTTGGGCTTCCGTTTTTCCTTCGAAAAAGCCTATCGCCTGCCCGAAGGTTACGAACTGCTGGGCGACGGACTGTTTATCAACATCAGCCCGGAACTTCAGCCCGAAAAAAGCTACAACTACAACCTGGAGGCCGATTACGCCTTCGAGCTTTCCCGTTTTCAGTTCAAAATAGCCGTAAACGGTTTTTGGAGAGAATCCTCAAACCTGATCCGACTTTTGGCTCCAAACCCGAGAGACACCCGCTACGTCAACCTCAGCGCCGTAAGGGCCAAGGGGATTGAATCTAGCCTAACCGTAAGCTTCGACAAGCACTTGACGTTTAGCGGAAACCTCACTAACCAGAGCCTAAACGTAAGGGACTCGGAAGCCAAAGTACCGAACGAGCCTTTACTGTTCGGCAACGCCAGCTTGCGCTGGAATATCTTGCCGAATGTCTCTGACAAGGACCTTTCCGTACAATGGCAATTCTATTACACGGACAAGATCTATATGGCCCAAGTCTACCACGGCTCGCAAGGCAAAAAGATCATCCCTACCCAAAAGTACCATTCTGCCAGTATCGATTATGCTTTCGCCTCCGGCAAATACAACGTGGCCCTAATGGCCAACAACGTACTTGACGCCTTAGTATACGACAATTTCAGAGTCCAAAAGCCAGGCAGGGCCTTTTACCTAAAGCTCCGCTACGTCTTCGAAAAAGAATAA
- a CDS encoding helix-turn-helix domain-containing protein, translated as MKLNCKSQMISLNGKLYPCTTSITMDIIGGKWKSVILYHLKDGTLRYNELRKSMPVVTERTLSLQLKQLEKDGVVYRKEYSGKPPLRVEYSLTDLGQTLVPLLEMISAWGDTLAEAGGEVVSNR; from the coding sequence ATGAAGTTGAATTGCAAAAGCCAGATGATAAGCCTGAACGGAAAGCTGTATCCGTGCACCACGAGTATCACGATGGATATTATTGGGGGAAAATGGAAATCGGTGATTCTGTATCATCTAAAAGACGGGACTCTGCGCTACAACGAATTGAGAAAAAGCATGCCCGTAGTGACGGAACGCACGCTCAGCCTTCAGCTAAAACAGTTGGAAAAGGACGGGGTGGTCTACAGGAAGGAATATTCGGGCAAACCGCCGTTGAGGGTAGAATATTCCTTGACGGATTTAGGGCAGACGCTGGTTCCTTTGTTAGAAATGATCTCGGCTTGGGGAGATACGTTGGCGGAAGCCGGAGGGGAAGTAGTCAGTAATCGGTAA
- a CDS encoding family 43 glycosylhydrolase, producing the protein MRLNTLLSFLITVCFLAQTALAQNKTIKPDAVWKDSAGKRINAHGGCVISHGGIYYWYGEEKEKGLSEKEHADAGVHCYASSDLVNWHDQGLVLKLIKGETLSDLAFDSNHDRPKVVYNEATRKFVMFFKLYLRGKGHGVAYVGVATSDSPVGPFVYKHKFLGGGSPNGTGDFAIYKDDDGKLYHLSVRKPDKAFVIGKMRDDYLMPEGKYQICEGVTRHTEAPAIFKKDGIYHMLASGSTGWAPNPARHFTARNIYGPWKFRGNPCQGTNPHNNLGPDKTFGGQSNFVLKVDEQKDAYIAIFDINKPKHPYESAYIWLPIKFKGKDISILWQDAWSLDVFRNQ; encoded by the coding sequence ATGCGCCTTAACACACTACTGAGCTTTTTAATTACCGTCTGCTTTCTAGCGCAAACAGCATTGGCCCAGAACAAGACCATAAAACCCGACGCCGTCTGGAAAGACAGCGCGGGAAAAAGAATCAACGCCCACGGAGGTTGCGTAATTTCCCATGGCGGAATCTACTACTGGTACGGCGAAGAGAAGGAAAAAGGCCTATCCGAAAAAGAACACGCCGACGCCGGCGTCCACTGCTACGCCTCATCAGACTTGGTAAACTGGCACGACCAAGGCTTGGTACTCAAACTGATAAAAGGGGAAACACTCAGCGATTTAGCCTTCGACAGCAACCACGACCGCCCCAAAGTGGTGTATAACGAAGCCACCCGGAAGTTCGTCATGTTCTTCAAACTCTATCTCCGGGGCAAAGGCCACGGAGTAGCCTACGTAGGTGTAGCCACATCCGACAGTCCGGTGGGGCCATTTGTCTACAAACACAAATTCTTGGGAGGTGGATCGCCAAACGGCACCGGAGATTTCGCCATATACAAAGACGACGACGGCAAGCTATACCACCTCTCGGTAAGAAAACCCGACAAAGCTTTCGTAATCGGAAAAATGCGTGACGACTACCTGATGCCCGAAGGAAAATACCAAATATGCGAAGGCGTAACCCGCCATACCGAAGCTCCGGCCATTTTCAAAAAAGACGGCATCTACCACATGTTAGCCTCAGGCTCGACAGGCTGGGCGCCCAACCCCGCAAGGCATTTCACAGCCCGGAACATCTACGGACCTTGGAAATTCCGGGGAAATCCATGCCAAGGCACAAACCCGCATAACAACCTCGGGCCAGACAAAACCTTCGGCGGGCAATCGAACTTCGTGCTGAAAGTTGACGAACAAAAGGATGCCTATATCGCCATATTCGATATCAACAAACCGAAACACCCTTACGAAAGCGCTTATATCTGGTTACCGATCAAATTCAAAGGCAAGGATATTAGCATTCTGTGGCAAGACGCTTGGAGTTTGGATGTATTTCGGAATCAATAG
- a CDS encoding type 1 glutamine amidotransferase domain-containing protein: MRNLFKYTLAVFLFSALWSCQSGKSTKNSEKETIAAKAKSVLFVLSSNDQMGDTDKKTGVWLEEFATPYYLLKDNNINITIVSPKGGQIPFDPGSLAEGAATEATKRYEQDAELKKLLANTGTLTSVKAGDFDAVFYPGGHGLLWDLTTDKNSIALLEDFFNAGKPVASVCHGPAAFANAKAKNGQPIVSGKKVTGFSNTEEEAIQLTGTVPFLLENKLKENGGQYSRTDDWKSYAQVDGNLITGQNPTSTPAVAEALLKALK, from the coding sequence ATGAGAAACCTATTCAAATACACACTCGCCGTATTCCTGTTTTCCGCCCTTTGGTCTTGCCAAAGCGGTAAATCAACCAAAAACAGCGAGAAAGAAACCATCGCGGCAAAAGCCAAAAGCGTTCTGTTTGTGCTTTCAAGCAACGACCAGATGGGCGACACCGACAAGAAAACCGGCGTTTGGCTTGAGGAATTCGCCACGCCGTATTACTTGCTCAAAGACAACAACATCAACATTACCATAGTGTCGCCAAAAGGCGGACAGATACCTTTCGATCCCGGTAGCCTGGCCGAAGGAGCCGCCACCGAGGCCACCAAACGCTACGAACAAGACGCCGAGCTAAAGAAACTTCTAGCTAATACCGGCACGCTGACCAGCGTAAAAGCCGGCGATTTCGACGCCGTTTTCTACCCGGGCGGACACGGACTTTTGTGGGATTTGACTACGGACAAAAACTCAATCGCATTGCTGGAAGACTTCTTCAACGCAGGAAAACCCGTAGCTTCGGTTTGCCATGGACCGGCCGCTTTCGCAAATGCCAAAGCCAAAAACGGCCAGCCAATCGTATCGGGCAAAAAGGTGACTGGATTCTCCAACACCGAAGAGGAAGCCATTCAGCTGACCGGCACTGTGCCGTTCCTTTTGGAAAACAAACTCAAGGAAAACGGAGGCCAATACAGCCGTACGGACGATTGGAAAAGCTACGCACAAGTGGACGGCAACCTGATCACGGGCCAAAACCCGACCTCTACGCCAGCCGTAGCCGAAGCGTTGCTCAAAGCGTTGAAATAA
- a CDS encoding PepSY-associated TM helix domain-containing protein, translating into MSKKNWYNWHLYLGLVTGLIVFIVAVTGCCWAFKEEIESFDAWHKTVKPENKPFIPATQAKELALKSLPGHHIHGIIFGKKDESLEVVFYEDNPEFYQSVFLNPYSGATLRVVDHKSGFFAVVLAGHTRLWLPKAIGENVIALSTLIFLTMVISGIVLWWPKNKKARKQRLTFDWKATTRWKRKNFDLHAVVGFYASAFAFALAFTGCVMAYGWFYFIVFKATGGDKNPRFVYPENVSEANAPKAPIDALVPMLVEHYPNAKTYELHFPESDTTGILVEMANTEGLFYDMDYRFYDQSTLQELETNSIYGPYEKADFADHVIRLNYDIHIGAIGGLPGKILAFLASLLAASLPVTGLLMYLGRKNKSSKNRKKQAITQAV; encoded by the coding sequence ATGTCAAAAAAAAACTGGTACAATTGGCACCTATACTTAGGTCTGGTTACCGGCCTGATAGTCTTTATAGTGGCCGTAACCGGCTGTTGTTGGGCTTTTAAGGAAGAAATCGAATCGTTCGACGCTTGGCACAAAACCGTCAAGCCCGAAAACAAACCCTTTATTCCCGCCACTCAGGCCAAGGAACTGGCCTTGAAATCCCTGCCGGGCCACCACATCCACGGTATTATTTTCGGTAAAAAAGACGAAAGCCTGGAAGTGGTTTTTTATGAGGACAACCCGGAATTTTACCAAAGCGTATTCCTGAACCCTTACTCCGGCGCCACGCTCAGGGTGGTTGATCACAAAAGCGGTTTCTTCGCCGTCGTGCTGGCCGGACACACACGCCTCTGGCTTCCAAAGGCAATCGGGGAAAATGTCATCGCCCTCTCCACGCTGATTTTTTTGACGATGGTCATAAGCGGAATCGTTCTGTGGTGGCCGAAAAACAAAAAAGCCCGCAAACAGCGCCTGACCTTCGACTGGAAAGCCACCACCCGCTGGAAACGCAAAAACTTTGACCTGCACGCCGTTGTCGGTTTTTACGCCTCGGCTTTCGCTTTTGCGTTGGCTTTTACCGGATGCGTCATGGCTTACGGATGGTTCTATTTCATAGTGTTCAAAGCCACGGGCGGCGACAAGAACCCGAGGTTCGTTTACCCGGAAAACGTCTCCGAAGCCAACGCTCCAAAAGCCCCTATCGATGCGCTGGTACCTATGCTTGTAGAGCATTACCCCAACGCGAAAACCTACGAACTCCACTTTCCGGAAAGCGACACCACAGGAATATTGGTGGAAATGGCCAATACCGAAGGTCTTTTCTACGATATGGATTATCGTTTTTACGATCAGTCCACTCTACAGGAATTGGAGACGAACAGCATCTACGGCCCATACGAGAAAGCCGATTTCGCCGATCACGTAATCCGTCTAAACTACGATATTCATATTGGCGCTATTGGAGGATTGCCCGGAAAAATACTGGCATTCTTGGCCAGCTTGCTAGCGGCGTCCTTACCCGTAACGGGATTGTTGATGTATCTGGGCAGGAAAAACAAAAGTTCAAAAAACAGAAAGAAACAGGCGATAACGCAAGCAGTATGA
- a CDS encoding DUF4374 domain-containing protein: protein MKTLNRALLFALTCLITFSACSDDNDPDPKPVIPEGEEWAVYLKLDKSRDENESEYILPGVDLMQGAISAEGQGYEILGWNFVRSVGKTLFVSGYGDNKCNSYQVDATKAVKKMASFTFDNALEMFGHTKDRQYMLAMETNRTGYDNSLLYIVDPITGENKQKISLELFVDKEAGTKSLPSALVVRGDKLFVPLHIVDAKGGYTYPDPNAAHVAIFPFPNVTDKPEKIIKDTRTSPIGVNGATSSIIEADNGNLYSFSCGTLSSGIDPASSKPSGLLRINKGATEFDKDYFFNIEEKTNGGKIFWMDYAGDNKAIARILVKEMDPDTPWAAFGREVFHQRLVILDLEAKTVTNVANVPLHAKRYTSPVLVENGKVYVSVETAEDAHIYQVDVASATAVKGAKIEGKTIKGFFKL from the coding sequence ATGAAAACGCTTAACCGAGCGCTACTTTTTGCGCTAACATGCCTTATAACATTCTCAGCTTGCTCAGATGATAATGATCCGGATCCAAAACCGGTCATCCCGGAAGGGGAAGAGTGGGCGGTATACCTGAAGCTCGACAAATCGCGTGACGAGAACGAATCCGAATACATCCTTCCGGGAGTGGACCTTATGCAAGGAGCAATCTCAGCCGAAGGGCAGGGGTACGAAATCTTGGGTTGGAACTTTGTCCGCTCAGTGGGCAAGACACTCTTCGTGTCAGGCTACGGCGACAACAAATGCAATTCTTACCAAGTCGACGCAACCAAGGCCGTCAAGAAAATGGCCAGCTTTACATTCGACAACGCCTTGGAAATGTTCGGCCATACCAAAGACCGTCAGTATATGTTGGCTATGGAAACCAACAGAACCGGTTATGACAACAGCCTCTTGTACATCGTAGACCCTATTACGGGCGAGAACAAGCAGAAAATCAGCCTTGAGCTTTTTGTGGATAAAGAGGCCGGTACAAAATCGCTTCCTTCCGCGCTTGTGGTTCGTGGCGATAAGCTTTTCGTTCCTCTCCATATTGTGGACGCCAAAGGCGGTTATACTTACCCCGATCCCAATGCGGCCCATGTGGCTATCTTCCCGTTCCCGAACGTGACGGACAAGCCCGAAAAAATCATCAAGGACACCCGAACTTCTCCAATCGGCGTAAACGGAGCCACTTCAAGCATTATCGAAGCCGACAACGGAAACCTGTACTCGTTCTCTTGCGGAACGCTCTCAAGCGGTATCGATCCAGCTTCCAGCAAACCATCAGGCCTCTTGCGTATCAATAAAGGGGCGACCGAATTCGACAAAGATTATTTCTTCAATATAGAGGAAAAGACCAACGGAGGAAAAATCTTCTGGATGGACTACGCCGGCGACAACAAAGCCATCGCCCGTATTTTGGTCAAAGAAATGGATCCTGATACTCCTTGGGCCGCTTTCGGTCGCGAGGTTTTCCACCAAAGATTGGTGATCCTCGATTTGGAAGCCAAAACCGTAACTAACGTAGCCAACGTGCCTTTGCACGCGAAACGTTACACTTCTCCGGTATTGGTGGAAAACGGAAAAGTATACGTAAGCGTAGAAACCGCCGAAGACGCCCACATCTACCAAGTGGATGTAGCTTCTGCCACAGCGGTTAAAGGCGCCAAAATCGAAGGAAAAACCATCAAAGGATTCTTCAAGCTATAA
- a CDS encoding VF530 family protein gives MEKSKDPLHGVKLADILERLVAEYGWDELGDRIRINCFTHDPSIKSSLKFLRRTPWARAKVEKLYLGLLEK, from the coding sequence ATGGAAAAATCGAAGGATCCGTTACATGGCGTAAAGCTGGCTGATATATTGGAACGTTTGGTGGCGGAATACGGCTGGGATGAGTTGGGGGACAGAATCCGTATCAATTGTTTTACCCACGACCCTTCTATCAAGTCAAGTTTGAAATTTTTGCGCCGAACTCCTTGGGCCCGGGCAAAAGTGGAGAAGTTGTACTTGGGCTTATTAGAGAAATAA
- a CDS encoding YceI family protein has product MRNPKSTTVLTAIFVLLLTLPTVAQTIDSKKSRIEFSVSNMGFRTVEGTMRGMRGTVRFDPDNIQNASFNVCVDPATVDTDNNTRDKHLRGKKFFEVEKHPTICFTSEKIKRTDNGLVASGKLTMHGITKAVKIPFQHKGKTLTGTIKILRSDYKLGPSGGMMVGKTVTVKIICVGN; this is encoded by the coding sequence ATGAGAAATCCCAAATCAACAACTGTATTAACGGCCATATTCGTCCTTTTACTCACGCTCCCGACAGTGGCCCAAACGATAGACTCCAAGAAATCTAGAATAGAGTTTTCCGTATCGAATATGGGTTTCCGTACCGTAGAGGGCACTATGCGGGGTATGCGAGGCACCGTACGTTTTGATCCGGACAATATCCAGAACGCCTCTTTCAATGTGTGCGTAGATCCCGCCACAGTAGACACCGACAACAATACCCGGGACAAACACTTGAGGGGTAAGAAATTCTTCGAAGTAGAAAAACACCCTACAATATGTTTTACATCGGAAAAAATAAAGAGAACAGATAATGGGTTAGTAGCCAGTGGAAAACTCACCATGCACGGTATAACGAAAGCGGTGAAAATACCTTTCCAACATAAGGGCAAGACCCTCACCGGAACAATTAAGATACTAAGAAGCGACTACAAATTAGGCCCCTCCGGCGGAATGATGGTAGGCAAAACCGTGACGGTAAAAATCATTTGTGTCGGGAATTGA
- a CDS encoding metallophosphoesterase family protein — protein MAEKKTINRRKFVKTSMLLASALPVFGSALAKGSEKPLVSFGMITDSHYADRPRHNERYYRDSMAKMKECVRVLNSVKPDFAVHLGDFKDQDAKPSERRTMKYLRDFERAYADFDGDRFHVLGNHDMDSLSKEQFLANVTNSGIGKDRAHYSFMRKGVRFIVLDGCYTKAGVSYDHDNFKWDDSQIPESQLEWLKAELSADRAPTVVFIHQQLLGEKTHMVLNADKVRKILSDSGQVLAVFQGHAHVDTQHTENGIHYCTLPAMCDGKGLDNNAFGVATLYDNGDIRLNGYKKVNDRNLKKAKGTS, from the coding sequence ATGGCTGAGAAAAAGACGATCAACAGAAGAAAATTCGTGAAAACTTCCATGCTATTGGCTTCCGCGTTGCCCGTATTCGGGTCCGCGTTGGCGAAAGGGAGCGAAAAACCTTTGGTGAGTTTCGGGATGATTACCGATTCGCATTATGCGGACCGGCCTCGTCACAACGAGCGTTATTATCGCGACTCCATGGCAAAGATGAAGGAATGTGTCAGGGTGCTTAATTCGGTCAAACCGGACTTTGCCGTACACTTGGGCGATTTTAAGGATCAGGACGCAAAACCTAGCGAGCGTAGGACGATGAAATATCTCCGTGATTTTGAGCGCGCGTACGCGGACTTTGACGGAGACAGGTTTCATGTGTTGGGTAACCATGATATGGACAGTCTCTCGAAGGAACAGTTTCTGGCCAATGTCACCAACAGCGGTATAGGAAAAGACCGGGCGCACTATAGCTTTATGCGCAAAGGCGTTCGTTTTATAGTGCTGGACGGCTGTTACACCAAGGCGGGCGTTTCTTACGACCATGATAATTTTAAGTGGGATGACTCGCAGATTCCCGAGTCGCAGCTTGAATGGCTCAAGGCGGAGCTAAGCGCCGACCGCGCGCCAACGGTAGTGTTTATTCACCAGCAGTTGTTGGGCGAAAAAACGCATATGGTGCTGAACGCTGATAAGGTGCGTAAGATTCTGTCGGATTCCGGGCAGGTGTTGGCCGTGTTCCAAGGCCACGCACACGTAGATACGCAACATACGGAAAATGGAATCCATTACTGCACGCTTCCGGCAATGTGCGACGGCAAAGGGTTGGATAATAACGCGTTTGGCGTGGCCACGCTTTATGATAACGGCGATATCCGGCTGAACGGTTATAAGAAAGTAAATGACCGTAACCTGAAGAAAGCGAAGGGAACGTCTTAA